The genomic segment CGCCCGCGGGCCCGGCCCGCGCCCCGCGCCGCAGCCGCCGGGGCACCGGCGCCGCCGCCGTGTCCGGCGACTCGCTCACCAGCCCGATGCAGGCGACCGTCGTCAAGGTCGTCGTCGCCGACGGGGACGAGGTGGCCGAGGGCGACCTGGTCGCGGTCCTCGAGGCCATGAAGATGGAGCAGCCGCTCAACGCCCACCGGGCCGGCACCGTCTCGGGCCTCGCCGTCGAGGTCGGCGGCACCGTCACCGCCGGCGCGGTGGTCTGCCAGATCAGCTGACGCGCACCGGCCCGGCTGCCCGGGCCGGTCAGGCGGCCCGGGCGGGAGGCCCGCCCGGGCCGGGACCGTCCGTGATCAGCCGATGGGGCTGGGGTGCAGCCGGCGCGCCGCCTCGGCGATCGAGCCCGACAGGCTCGGGTACACCGTGAACGAGCGGGCCACGTCGTCGACGGTCAGCCGGTGCTCCACGGCGAGCGTCACCGGGAAGATGAGCTCGCTGGCCCGCGGCCCGA from the Aquipuribacter hungaricus genome contains:
- a CDS encoding acetyl-CoA carboxylase biotin carboxyl carrier protein subunit → PAGPARAPRRSRRGTGAAAVSGDSLTSPMQATVVKVVVADGDEVAEGDLVAVLEAMKMEQPLNAHRAGTVSGLAVEVGGTVTAGAVVCQIS